In the Treponema maltophilum ATCC 51939 genome, ATGCGATATTGACATGTTTATTAGGGAGGTCAACTCCCGCAATTCGAGCCATTCAACTACTCCTTGGGCTCAGCCCTGGCGCTGTTTATGCTTGGGGTTGGAACAAATAATCCGGACAACGCCGGCTCTTTTGATTACCTTGCATTTGTCGCAAATAGGCTTTACACTTGTTCGTACTTTCATAGTAACTCCTGTTTAACTAAACGCTGTGCTACAGATTGCGCGA is a window encoding:
- the rpmJ gene encoding 50S ribosomal protein L36, translating into MKVRTSVKPICDKCKVIKRAGVVRIICSNPKHKQRQG